The window AACTTTATTGGCGGATATGCTCACGGAATGAAGTTAAAACGTTTTAGTTATTTCTAGGTATGCACAATAAAAAATGCAATGTATCTTTAGTAGACCTTTTTTACCTACATGCAAACGCCAGCCGTTTTGAGCTTCCGCGTAGAGTGAAAAAAATGAAAGAGTGCTGGCTCACCCTAATCTTTGCGTCTTCGTGTTCAGACAGAGCTATTTGATGTTGGCGCCACAACTCCTTCTGCCTCAAAGTTTCTTGAATCTGTTTTCGCTCCGCTGCTCTTTTTGCAGCTTGCCTGCGGTTCTCTTGATCCTCCTCTGCCAGCAGTTGTTTAATAAGACCCTGAACCTGCAGAAAGGAATGCCGAGGAAGGACTGTACTTGGGTCAAGACGCTTCTAATACGTACCATGACACGCCGGAGATTGACAGAGTATCACAGAATGATGGAGCTACCTTTGGGCGTGTCAGTCCGGCTTTGCGGGATGAGAGTGGCAAAGGATTTTGACGACCCCGTTGTACCCATACCACAGTGTGATGTCGATACTCTGCTTGTGTCGGCTTGCTTCGCCGAACGACGTATTGAGCATGCTGAACATGGCGCATAAAGAGAATCGTAGAAGTTGACCGCAAGAACACGTCTCAAAGAGCCGTGATCGCACTGCTTAGCCGTACCTGGGCTTTATCCCTGTTATACTCTTCAAcagcttctcgttttcttgattctcttcgttctccgatctgctgtctctggatATCCTTAGCAGCACGTTCCCTTTCCAAACGCTCTAATTGcagtcgcttttcttcttccaacATATGGAGGCGGTCAGCCTCGACCTGAGCGTCTATGGCCGTTTgaatctcttcttcttctacCCTGCGGGAGGAACAATCGAGGTTTGCCGTTGTGAGGGTCGTATTCTCGCGGGGCCTGATGATGCCTCACGCCTTCGAAaaacgacggcgaagagagtgCTGAGTCCCGCAAACAAAATGTAACAGTGAGATGGCTTTGTTCGGGCTCAGCCTTTTAGGTACAAGAGAAGATAGACTAGCTGCACTTCTTACACTGTTCAGTCGTAGCCACGAAAGCTGAGCAGTAGTTTCGGCACTCGAGGGTCACTGTCTGTACTGGTAAGGAGCTTTGAATCAGGATTGATCTGCGGGGCGAAGCGGGCTGCACTCGAAATGTGACGAGGATGCAGTTGGCGTTCTCACTAGACAGTCACCGCATATTTAGCAAAAGAGATGAAAACCATCGCTTCGAATTAGCGCAGCGCTTACGTCCGGATGTGCTGCTCGATGACTTGAGCAGCCCTTTCCTTGTTCACCTTGGCCATCTGGAGCTTTTCTCTCAGCAGCCTAAGCTCTTCACTCTCGTCGCATATTCTTCTTCGGTAAGTTTCCTCCCTGATTTGCTCTGCTTGTTCTCGCTGCAGCTCTGCTGCAATCAACTCCTCAAGCTCGATgagtgttttttttctgcaagCGTCTTGATCGTGCAAGGTAAACATGGCGTCCATCTCGAGCACCCtcatttcttccttcctctctcgttctcttctcaaCGCCTCGACACGTCTGTCGCTCTGGGCTTTCATGTTCACACAGGAGATCGCGTTGAGGTGCTCACGCAGTTGATTCTGTTGCACCGCGACCGCGCGCTCGCGGTCGATGCGCGCTTGCACGAGCTGTCGACGCATTGTTAAAGACGTTTCCTCGAAAATGACAGTGTCCAAGTTTCTGGGGAAGATCAGCAAGAGTCGAACCAAGACTCGCCCTCGTCCAACGAGACTGTAGGCAAGCTCGAGCGATCACGTCCCTCTcgcagaggagagcgaagaagtcATCACTTCAGTGACGTGAACTGTGTCATAAGACGCTGCCACCCCTCGTGAGGGCACATTCGGACATACAGAGTTTCCTGCAAGGACTACCCAGGAGCGTGTGCAGGCGCCCGACTCTAAGCATCTCAATCGGACCAGCCTCCTTCCGGATAAGAAGACTTCCAGCCGAATGAAACGAACAACTTGTCACCGTCGGATTTCACCTATTCTGGTTGCCTCTTTGTCGTACTGTGTTCCTTTCCCTCATGAAACATATCCGTGTGTTACGATGATTGCAGTTCTTTCTTGTTCATGCGATAAAGTTTCACTCCGCAACTGCCGGGTGGTGCAACGTTACCACCACCACCGGTGTGTCCGAGGGAACTCGTAGTCCTGCACAAGCAACGTATACATGACCGGTTCAAGGGGATAAACGAAAGAGGTCCATAGACCAAGGCAGGTCTGCACTTACGTAAACAGGCGACCTTGCTTCAGCAAAGGTGAcgctggctgcatgcgtacaTCCGTGCACTGCAACAACAAACCCGACCACCAATTGTTTGTGTCTGCCATAGAGACACTTCGCCGTGAGCATTACTACATCTCCACAACAAAATAGGGATTTGTGGCGATCCAGAGAGACCTCTTCTGTATATGTTGGTAGGTTCAGGAGCGAGCAAATAGAGTTTCAGTTCGCGCAAGTCTGAGGTATCACCGGGCAGCACCTGTAGTTTGTGAGTCAAGAATGTTTTTCGTGTAGTACTTGTGGACTCTTGCTCTGCAGCCAGACTTGCGATGTAGAAATAAATTCCAGTTCATCGAAGGACCATTTGTGTCCTGTAGGATATATCTCCTTATACATATCTATTTACATACGTTCATAGCAAGAGGCTCAGAACGGAAATCCAACGGGCGCATGGCCAGAAGAGTAGCGGCGGGGTGAAACCCATCAGTACCGGCGgtactgcatgcagccattCAAATCAGGGGGGCGGGGCAATAGAAATGTTACACTGACGCTTGTGGCGTGCAGAGTTGAAATGGGTACTCTGACAGAAAATCAGTTTTCGTCCATCGTCAGAACTACCGCCTAGTGCATGGTGGTCCGCTGGATATATGCAAAGCATCACTTGCTTTGTCCGTATTGCATGAGCCCGTCGGCTCGACCCGCTCTAGTCTACACAAACCATCTCCACGTTGCTTTATCTTTGGCTGGTGGGAGCTTTCGGATGTATAAAAGAGCATGTACAGAACCAGAATTCATCGACTGTTCTCCCTGGGCAAGGCTCTGTTTATGTCGGTACACCCGTGATGATCTCTGCCGTTGGTCCCTTTGGCCGCCCAATTGCCCCCAGTTCAGCTGGGCATTGATGATTTCCGCATTTCATTAGATCCGCATTAATAAAATGCGCCTTCAGTCAGTTGTCTGAGGTACGTTCTCGTCTACTTCGGTTCGCCGCTCGTGTGTCTACGGCAACCCAACAATTTCCCCTGCTTACATTCTTAGGGCAAAAGTGATAAGGGgatgcagcagctgctgccaTGCAACATGGGGTTTTCTGAAGGATTGACGAcctgaagagaaacaggaatGTAGCCATAAGCAGGAAACGGTTGTTTGGGGTTGAATCTAGTCGTTAGTTGGTTCCATTTCACTACAGTCAGTGCCCGCAGCCAGCGACTGGCAGCGAACAGCAAAGAAGCTGCCTTGCAGGCACGTGGAGACGCCTCGGAACCTCGGTGTCAGGAAACAACGGATGATAGTGCTTATCAACGCGCATACACGCATATGTCTACAAGGATATCCCACACATGTCGACTGTTCCCGGTTACTCGAGAGAACCCCTTCTAATCATACACGCCCTGGCAGCTTTTAGCGTACCACTCGTCAGACCGGCCGTCACATTTTGAGGCGACACTTCAGTCTGAGCTTCCCTAAAACGCTGCGGAGCGCCCCCTCATTATTAACCTACTGGTCTAACGTGGTGGCTCACGTGCTGTTCGGGCGGTAGCGTTAATGAGCATGCAGCATGTCTTCCAACAACTCCGTGTACAAAGCAAGCGGGTACCCATGTTGCAGTTTAGCGAGGAATACAACAGTATGAATCGGAAACAGTGTGTGTACCCCTTAGTAGTGACACGCCCATCCAGAAAAAGAAATTCAGGACGAGTGTGTATGAAAGTGTCAAAGCCACTGCTTTTGTGTCAGTTCTTGCGACGACGCGCTCGGAGATTGGGTTTTAATTCGAGGGATATCCTGGGCGACGCCCGGAGAGACAAACCGACGCTAGCCCCACTGTTTCCCTCGGAACATTACATATACATGGAGATTCATCACCTACAGGCTAACGTTCAGTTCGAGTGAATACCCCAAAAGAGAGCAATTTACAGCTTGTGACAGGAGTAAACGAAGCACCGCAGCGAGTATCGCAGCACGGTCCCATGACCAGCACCAACAGGAAAACCAGTGACAGATTCAGGAAGGAAATCTCCGTTGGAGTTGCAAAAAACTGTGTTTGTAGTGCGTGTACCATCTACACCATATGGCCTCAACCTGTATCATTTGAATCCTAGAAACAGATGCTACACACACGAAGCGCCAACGAGGTTCACAGTGCTATACGACAGCACGCTTCTTTGCGAAACCTTGATTCCACCAGACGCGATGACAGTGAACGGGTTGACAACTAGTCTACCGCCATTTCTTTTCGACAAACAGAAGCtaaagagaggaacagacaaTCGACGCTGAAAAAGAATCTGGAATCACGTAGAAGAGGTAAGTTTGGCTGGAATCACGTAGAAGAGGTAAGTTTGAAAACGTTGGGATGGCGACTCTAGCGTCCGCCACAGCAGCCGCTTCT is drawn from Neospora caninum Liverpool complete genome, chromosome X and contains these coding sequences:
- a CDS encoding Trichohyalin, related, coding for MRRQLVQARIDRERAVAVQQNQLREHLNAISCVNMKAQSDRRVEALRRERERKEEMRVLEMDAMFTLHDQDACRKKTLIELEELIAAELQREQAEQIREETYRRRICDESEELRLLREKLQMAKVNKERAAQVIEQHIRTVEEEEIQTAIDAQVEADRLHMLEEEKRLQLERLERERAAKDIQRQQIGERRESRKREAVEEYNRDKAQVQGLIKQLLAEEDQENRRQAAKRAAERKQIQETLRQKELWRQHQIALSEHEDAKIREYTALQAARSEKLDQEREEREAEKRRVLLELSRQKLERDAREKEHQQLLDDLHVDEKDELERQKEEAESRKRQEAKEALLRAFDEQMVEKERRRQEALADEQEYRQSLLARFAEQDRIEQMNEQKKRMKLQEHMRQVERLIVQRRQLFEAEREAERQTWQRLAAVEEEKQTVVEQERLRLLREHAELEKFLPKGTLKKPEELHLMHEAAAEKRRLHKTHLA